Proteins encoded together in one Labrus mixtus chromosome 18, fLabMix1.1, whole genome shotgun sequence window:
- the rpl13a gene encoding 60S ribosomal protein L13a, with the protein MADRFNKVLLLDGRGHLLGRLAAIVAKQVLLGHKVVVVRCEGINISGNFYRNKLKYLAFLRKRMNTNPSRGPYHFRAPSRIFWRTVRGMLPHKTKRGQAALERLKVFDGIPPPYDKRKRMVVPAALKIVRLKPTRKFALLGRLAHEVGWKYQAITATLEEKRKEKAKLRYGKKKTVNKLTKLAEKNVEAKIAKYTDVLKQYGVLV; encoded by the exons ATGGCGGACCGGTTCAATAAG GTTCTGCTGCTTGATGGCAGGGGCCACTTGCTTGGTCGGCTTGCTGCCATTGTGGCTAAACAAGTCCTCCTGG GACACAAAGTTGTGGTGGTGAGATGTGAAGGAATCAACATCTCTGGAAACTTCTACCGCAACAAAC TGAAGTACCTGGCTTTCCTGCGTAAGAGGATGAACACCAACCCCTCTCGTGGACCTTACCACTTCAGAGCTCCAAGCAGGATCTTCTGGAGGACTGTCAGAG GCATGCTGCCccacaaaacaaagagaggtcAGGCTGCTCTGGAGAGGCTGAAGGTGTTCGATGGTATTCCTCCACCCTATGACAAG AGGAAGCGCATGGTTGTTCCAGCTGCTCTTAAGATTGTGCGTCTGAAGCCCACTCGCAAG TTCGCCCTCCTTGGCCGTCTTGCCCACGAGGTCGGCTGGAAGTACCAGGCTATCACAGCCACcctggaggagaagagaaaagagaaggccAAGCTCCGCTacggaaagaaaaagacagTGAACAAGCTGACCAAGCTGGCAGAGAAGAACGTCGAGGCCAAGATTGCAAAATACACAGACGTTCTTAAACAATACGGAGTCCTTGTCTGA
- the atp5if1b gene encoding ATPase inhibitor B, mitochondrial, which produces MARFLRPNIRTFVTSQLRMGSDQLGEFGKGAGKGGGGGGSIREAGGAMGKKQAAEEEMYFKRKEQEQLAALKQHHQEEIDHHKKEIERMQREIDRHKGKIRKLKHDD; this is translated from the exons ATGGCGAGGTTTTTGAGGCCTAACATCAGGACTTTTGTCACTTCTCAGCTGAGAATGGGTTCCGACCAG CTTGGAGAGTTCGGTAAAGGTGCAGGGAAAGGCGGTGGCGGTGGAGGGTCCATCAGAGAGGCAGGCGGAGCCATGGGGAAGAAGCAGGCCGCTGAGGAGGAGATGTACTTCAA GCGCAAGGAGCAGGAGCAGCTGGCTGCATTGAAGCAGCACCACCAGGAAGAAATCGACCACCACAAAAAGGAGATTGAACGTATGCAGCGCGAGATTGACCGCCATAAGGGAAAGATCAGGAAACTGAAGCACGATGACTGA